One window of Hydrogenobacter sp. genomic DNA carries:
- the thrS gene encoding threonine--tRNA ligase, whose protein sequence is MIRVIINDKVYEVEKGTPLGEIYKKAGIKDALGGKVDGKVYDLQTPIRKDAHVIPIYRDDPESLEILRHSLAHIMAQALKEIYGKDRVHLGVGPTTEEGFYYDVEIEGVRLSEEDLPKIEEKMREIIQRDYPILRREIDREQAKKLFEELKERYKLDIIERISPEDVISVYEQNDFVDLCRGPHLPSTGMTGAFKLTHLSGAYWMGDASKPMLQRIYGMAFWDSKELQERLNFYEEAKKRDHRKLGRELELFLIDDDVGPGLVLWLPKGGAYRKVLEDYWKEEHEKRGYQFVYTPHMGNAKLWQISGHLDYYKPNMFPSMQVEHEEYFVKPMNCPFHIAIYKSRVRSYRELPLKLAELGTVYRYEMSGVLHGLMRVRGFTQDDAHIICTPEQVEGVIYETLEFAISMLRDFGFNEFKVYISTKPIDAIGSEQQWELAERSLKKAVEVMGIDYQIDEGGGAFYGPKIDVKIKDAIGRLWQCSTIQFDFNLPERFDMTYVGPDNKRHRPYMIHRALLGSIERFTGVLLEHYAGTLPVWLSPIQIRIIPISEKHINYAKEIERKLKDEGLRVETDDNQERLGAKIRDAELQKIPYVIVIGDKELKEGKISVRSKRDGNLGSMPLDDFVKLVKEKIRTKAT, encoded by the coding sequence ATGATAAGGGTGATAATAAACGATAAAGTTTACGAAGTAGAAAAAGGTACACCACTGGGAGAGATATATAAAAAGGCTGGCATAAAAGATGCCTTAGGTGGGAAGGTTGACGGTAAGGTATACGACCTTCAAACACCTATAAGGAAGGATGCTCATGTGATACCAATATACAGGGATGATCCTGAAAGTCTGGAAATACTTAGACACTCTTTGGCTCATATAATGGCACAAGCGCTTAAGGAGATTTACGGTAAAGACAGAGTTCATCTCGGTGTTGGTCCCACTACTGAGGAAGGTTTTTACTACGATGTGGAGATAGAAGGTGTGAGACTTAGCGAGGAAGACCTTCCCAAGATAGAAGAGAAGATGAGAGAGATAATACAGAGAGATTATCCTATACTCAGGAGAGAAATTGACAGGGAGCAAGCCAAAAAACTCTTTGAAGAACTCAAAGAAAGGTACAAACTTGATATCATTGAACGCATAAGCCCGGAAGATGTTATATCTGTATATGAGCAAAACGACTTTGTGGATTTATGCAGAGGACCTCACTTACCATCAACAGGCATGACAGGTGCTTTCAAACTCACTCACCTAAGCGGAGCTTATTGGATGGGGGATGCTTCAAAACCTATGCTCCAAAGGATCTACGGTATGGCTTTTTGGGATAGTAAGGAATTACAGGAAAGGCTCAATTTTTATGAGGAGGCAAAAAAGAGAGATCACAGAAAGCTTGGAAGGGAGTTAGAACTTTTCCTCATAGATGATGATGTAGGTCCAGGTCTTGTTTTGTGGCTTCCAAAGGGAGGCGCCTACAGAAAGGTACTTGAGGATTATTGGAAGGAAGAACACGAAAAGAGAGGCTACCAGTTTGTTTATACACCCCATATGGGAAACGCAAAGCTCTGGCAAATAAGCGGACACCTTGATTATTACAAACCCAACATGTTCCCTTCCATGCAAGTGGAACATGAGGAGTACTTTGTAAAACCTATGAACTGTCCTTTTCATATAGCTATATACAAGAGTAGGGTAAGAAGTTATCGTGAACTCCCCCTAAAACTTGCGGAGCTGGGAACTGTGTACAGATACGAAATGTCAGGTGTTCTGCACGGACTTATGAGAGTGAGGGGATTCACCCAGGATGATGCTCATATAATATGTACACCTGAACAGGTGGAAGGTGTCATATACGAAACACTTGAGTTTGCAATTTCTATGCTGAGAGATTTCGGCTTTAACGAGTTCAAAGTTTACATATCCACAAAACCTATTGATGCTATTGGTTCAGAGCAACAGTGGGAGCTTGCGGAAAGATCGCTCAAAAAAGCTGTAGAAGTTATGGGGATTGACTACCAGATAGACGAAGGTGGAGGAGCCTTTTACGGTCCAAAAATTGATGTGAAGATAAAAGATGCCATAGGAAGGCTCTGGCAATGTTCAACAATACAATTTGATTTTAATTTACCTGAGCGTTTTGACATGACCTACGTAGGTCCTGACAATAAGAGACACAGACCTTATATGATACACAGGGCGCTTCTGGGATCTATTGAGAGATTTACCGGAGTGCTTTTGGAACATTACGCAGGTACGCTCCCTGTATGGCTTTCTCCAATACAGATAAGGATCATACCTATATCGGAAAAGCATATCAATTATGCAAAAGAGATTGAGCGAAAGCTAAAAGATGAAGGGCTGAGAGTTGAAACGGATGATAATCAAGAAAGATTGGGTGCAAAAATAAGGGATGCGGAGCTTCAGAAGATACCCTACGTTATAGTTATAGGTGACAAGGAATTAAA
- a CDS encoding nucleotide sugar dehydrogenase, with amino-acid sequence MLEYSSLLEGREKICVVGMGYVGLPLAVAFSKHFKVIGYDRKASRIKQLISGLDITGELRKEEILNSGVEFTDDERRISEAKFIIVAVPTPVDKLKNPDLSFLRDASTTVGRYLRKDSVVVYESTVYPGATEEVCVPILERESGLKWRRDFFVGYSPERVNPGDREHTVENIVKVVAGDTENTLELVASVYGKIIKAGIYKAPDIRTAEAAKVIENIQRDINIALMNELSMIFHKLDIDTKEVLKAAGTKWNFLKFEPGLVGGHCIPVDPYYLAHKSLQVGHVPELILAGRRINESVPSYIAYQTVKLLIKGGKSINSAKVLLMGITFKENVPDIRNSKVYELYRELEDFGVKVYVYDPVANDEEVRQEYGIDLLKDIKAHKPYDCVILAVKHDTFLESYDLSFYKSVMTKPYILVDVKGIYDRNTAFKEGFIYWRL; translated from the coding sequence ATGCTTGAGTATAGTAGTCTACTTGAAGGTAGAGAAAAAATTTGCGTGGTGGGTATGGGTTATGTAGGTCTTCCGCTTGCAGTTGCTTTTTCTAAGCACTTCAAAGTTATAGGTTATGACAGAAAGGCTTCAAGAATAAAGCAACTTATTTCTGGTCTGGACATCACGGGTGAGCTTCGTAAAGAGGAAATTCTCAACTCAGGTGTTGAGTTCACAGATGACGAAAGGCGTATATCCGAAGCTAAGTTCATAATAGTAGCTGTGCCTACACCTGTTGACAAGCTGAAAAATCCGGATCTTTCTTTTTTGAGGGATGCGTCAACTACAGTGGGAAGATATTTGAGAAAAGATAGCGTTGTAGTATACGAGTCCACCGTTTATCCTGGAGCTACCGAAGAGGTTTGTGTTCCTATACTTGAAAGGGAAAGCGGACTAAAATGGAGGAGGGATTTCTTTGTAGGATATTCACCTGAGAGGGTAAACCCCGGTGATCGGGAACATACTGTAGAAAATATCGTGAAGGTCGTTGCAGGAGATACCGAAAACACTCTTGAGCTGGTGGCATCCGTTTACGGCAAAATCATAAAGGCTGGCATCTATAAAGCGCCTGATATAAGGACTGCTGAAGCTGCAAAGGTCATAGAGAATATACAAAGGGATATAAACATAGCCTTAATGAACGAGCTTTCCATGATCTTTCATAAATTAGATATTGACACAAAAGAGGTTTTAAAAGCCGCAGGTACTAAGTGGAACTTTTTAAAATTTGAACCCGGACTCGTAGGTGGGCATTGTATACCCGTAGATCCATACTATCTGGCACATAAATCTTTACAGGTAGGGCATGTTCCTGAGCTTATTCTGGCTGGTAGGAGGATAAACGAAAGTGTACCTTCTTATATAGCCTATCAGACGGTTAAACTCCTCATAAAAGGCGGTAAAAGTATAAACTCGGCTAAGGTTTTGCTTATGGGTATAACCTTTAAAGAAAATGTACCCGACATAAGAAACAGCAAAGTTTACGAGCTTTATAGAGAACTTGAGGATTTTGGTGTAAAGGTTTACGTGTATGATCCGGTAGCTAACGATGAAGAAGTAAGACAAGAGTATGGCATAGATCTTTTGAAGGACATAAAGGCACACAAACCCTATGACTGTGTTATACTGGCAGTCAAACACGACACCTTTTTGGAGAGCTATGATCTGTCCTTTTACAAGTCGGTAATGACGAAACCTTATATACTCGTTGATGTAAAGGGTATTTATGATAGAAATACAGCTTTTAAAGAGGGTTTTATATACTGGAGGCTATAA
- the recJ gene encoding single-stranded-DNA-specific exonuclease RecJ: MRGISGREWVILSQLITPQKDMQEKYGYLIAQILANRNLDDRVFDNRLKNLLPYYLIPNIEQAVEKIVRSVKEGKRIIIYGDYDVDGVTGSVILYDFLKRAGAKVYSVLPTRQTGYGLRKEMVDTFAKYAQLLITVDNGTTAIEELKDSKIETIIIDHHNPHEELPKALIVNPKIDQTTPDELKEISSVALSFYLVARLRKELEIDIDVRDYLYLTAIGTLADVMPLNPLNRILVSNGIRMLNYIMTGGETKAYGIKALIEGIGIRDEITSRDITFSIAPRLNAPGRVSKPKIAMNLLLSKDEATARMWFRKVEEANEYRKYISSIAFERAMSEIHSQRERNFLVVRMGEWASGVAGIVAGKLSSTLSKPSAVFSVGKEFATASVRSVEGINVYEGLKKLSHMFIRWGGHTGAAGLTIKIEYLNNFERMIDEVFSEIKREEPRLYIDMFLNPLHVDEAIVRSLKMLEPYGEGFPQPVFVSDPLRIEKVETNNGRLILKAYPNITFISYNNIWGKKIQGVLSSNKRIVYSIDTRRGKVFNLLDIEDSDGFG; encoded by the coding sequence ATGAGAGGCATATCTGGAAGGGAGTGGGTTATCCTGAGCCAGCTGATAACTCCACAGAAGGATATGCAGGAAAAGTATGGATACCTGATCGCTCAAATACTCGCCAACAGAAACTTAGATGATAGGGTGTTTGACAACCGGCTCAAAAACCTCCTACCCTATTACCTCATACCAAACATAGAACAGGCTGTGGAAAAGATAGTAAGAAGCGTAAAAGAGGGCAAAAGGATAATTATCTATGGGGACTATGATGTGGATGGTGTGACGGGAAGTGTTATACTGTATGACTTTTTAAAGAGAGCTGGTGCAAAGGTTTACTCCGTACTCCCCACAAGACAGACGGGTTACGGACTTCGTAAAGAGATGGTGGACACTTTTGCCAAATATGCACAGCTTCTTATAACGGTTGATAATGGCACAACAGCCATTGAGGAATTAAAAGATTCAAAGATAGAAACCATCATAATAGACCATCATAATCCCCATGAGGAATTACCCAAAGCGCTGATAGTAAACCCTAAGATAGATCAAACTACACCCGATGAACTAAAAGAGATATCCTCCGTAGCTTTGAGCTTTTATCTGGTTGCAAGGTTGAGAAAAGAGCTTGAGATAGACATAGATGTAAGAGATTACCTTTACCTCACAGCCATAGGTACTCTCGCAGATGTTATGCCTTTGAATCCTTTAAACCGCATACTCGTATCTAACGGTATAAGGATGCTCAACTACATAATGACAGGAGGAGAAACCAAAGCATACGGTATAAAGGCTTTAATAGAAGGTATAGGCATAAGAGATGAGATCACCTCAAGGGACATAACTTTTTCCATAGCTCCGAGGCTTAACGCACCTGGCAGAGTCTCCAAACCAAAGATAGCGATGAATCTTTTACTTTCAAAGGATGAAGCCACTGCAAGGATGTGGTTCAGAAAGGTAGAGGAAGCAAACGAGTACAGAAAGTATATCTCCAGTATAGCCTTTGAAAGAGCTATGAGTGAAATACACTCTCAGAGAGAGAGAAATTTTCTGGTTGTGCGTATGGGTGAATGGGCAAGCGGTGTAGCCGGTATAGTGGCAGGTAAGCTTTCAAGTACACTTTCAAAGCCTTCAGCTGTCTTTTCAGTAGGGAAAGAGTTTGCAACAGCTTCCGTAAGAAGCGTGGAAGGTATAAATGTTTACGAAGGGTTGAAAAAACTCTCACACATGTTTATAAGATGGGGAGGGCATACAGGTGCTGCGGGTTTAACTATAAAGATCGAGTATTTGAACAATTTTGAGAGGATGATTGACGAAGTGTTTTCGGAAATAAAGAGGGAAGAACCACGACTTTACATAGATATGTTTCTTAATCCTCTACATGTAGATGAAGCTATAGTCAGAAGTCTTAAGATGCTTGAGCCTTACGGCGAAGGTTTTCCACAGCCCGTGTTTGTGTCTGATCCTCTCAGGATTGAAAAAGTGGAAACAAATAACGGTAGGTTAATTTTAAAGGCATACCCTAACATAACTTTCATCAGTTATAACAACATCTGGGGAAAAAAGATACAAGGAGTGCTATCCTCAAATAAGAGGATAGTTTACAGCATAGATACGAGAAGAGGTAAAGTCTTTAACCTCTTAGATATAGAGGATAGCGATGGCTTTGGGTAA
- a CDS encoding class I tRNA ligase family protein — MKIGEFLKEHNLSVGDNFRFLLEKLGMYDERFVKELEDQIGEPAKMSKSKANTVDPEEAIKAYGADTIRLYILFAGPVEKDFEWTDEGVQGAYRFLRRLWNYFHKYLEDIAHVNYTKDELSGLDGSAKEIRRRTHQTLKKYLSDMEDLSFNTAIASIMELMNTLQDFDPKQESDFKALRESIEIILFMLYPITPHICDELWSRLGQKKSMAFYPFPQPDEEVIKIEELEIPVQINGKLRAHIKIPVEASEETVKSIALSNEKVSKLLDGKELKRIVYVKNKLLNLVVKDG; from the coding sequence ATGAAGATCGGAGAATTTCTGAAGGAGCATAACCTTTCCGTTGGGGATAACTTCAGATTTCTTCTTGAAAAACTCGGTATGTATGACGAGCGATTTGTGAAAGAGTTAGAAGATCAAATAGGCGAACCTGCTAAGATGTCCAAATCCAAAGCCAACACTGTGGACCCGGAAGAAGCTATAAAAGCTTACGGTGCTGATACCATAAGACTATACATTCTCTTTGCGGGTCCTGTAGAGAAGGATTTTGAATGGACGGATGAGGGTGTACAAGGAGCTTACAGATTTTTGAGAAGACTCTGGAACTATTTTCATAAATACCTTGAAGATATTGCACATGTGAATTACACAAAAGATGAGCTTTCAGGTCTTGATGGCAGCGCGAAGGAAATAAGGAGAAGAACACACCAGACTCTGAAAAAGTATCTTTCCGATATGGAAGATCTGTCCTTTAATACAGCTATCGCCAGCATAATGGAGCTGATGAATACGCTTCAGGACTTTGATCCAAAGCAAGAAAGCGATTTCAAAGCTTTGAGGGAAAGTATTGAGATCATTCTCTTCATGCTTTATCCGATCACTCCCCATATATGTGATGAGCTATGGAGCAGGCTAGGACAAAAAAAATCAATGGCTTTTTATCCTTTCCCTCAGCCCGACGAGGAAGTTATAAAGATAGAAGAACTTGAGATCCCGGTACAGATAAACGGGAAACTAAGAGCGCATATAAAGATTCCCGTAGAAGCAAGTGAGGAAACTGTAAAATCCATAGCCCTTTCAAACGAAAAAGTCAGTAAGCTCTTGGACGGCAAAGAGCTAAAGAGGATCGTCTATGTTAAGAATAAACTCCTTAATTTGGTGGTGAAAGATGGATAA
- a CDS encoding pentapeptide repeat-containing protein, with the protein MNYEDLDLSFREFESLILQKGSFRASTLTCARFTKCTLIDVDFSEAFLGEVVFQDCLLDKCIFNYANLQRAKFIRCSLTNSSFSRAFMGQASFMGCFIEKCDLSVCQIPDGEFINTQILSSSFENSYVRSSTFENTLLKDVDVSYADLRKVSFRNTTFDNIKDEGSIFYGKKPWGGENPPSSWNEFESYGFD; encoded by the coding sequence ATGAATTACGAAGATCTGGACCTTTCGTTTAGGGAGTTTGAGAGCCTGATTTTACAAAAGGGAAGTTTTAGAGCCTCTACACTTACCTGCGCCAGATTCACAAAATGTACGCTTATAGATGTTGACTTTTCAGAAGCCTTTTTAGGTGAGGTCGTCTTTCAGGACTGCCTGCTTGATAAATGCATTTTTAACTATGCAAATCTGCAGAGAGCTAAATTTATAAGGTGCAGCCTCACCAACTCATCCTTTTCCAGAGCTTTCATGGGACAGGCGAGTTTTATGGGATGCTTTATAGAGAAGTGTGATCTTTCGGTTTGTCAGATACCTGACGGAGAGTTTATAAATACACAGATACTTAGCTCCTCTTTCGAAAACTCATATGTAAGGTCATCCACTTTTGAAAATACACTATTGAAAGACGTTGATGTATCATATGCCGATCTCAGAAAGGTAAGTTTCAGAAATACCACTTTTGACAACATAAAAGACGAGGGATCCATCTTTTACGGTAAAAAACCATGGGGTGGGGAGAACCCTCCATCATCATGGAACGAATTTGAGAGCTATGGTTTTGATTGA
- a CDS encoding metal-binding protein produces the protein MALGKSHDMVNLLLLPLSLYFIPKEFYLPFSLGYIVGTFFLSPDIDLKHSKPSKRWKYLKVLWLPYQKRSKHRGTSHIPIVGTFLRLIYLNLVVLFFYFFLVGIFSYVSPELSRILLSIDLEGFFRYLAKSESSFYFLLGLIVSEILHVLLDFLFTLKRLL, from the coding sequence ATGGCTTTGGGTAAAAGTCACGACATGGTAAACCTGCTTTTGCTCCCATTGTCCCTTTACTTCATACCTAAGGAGTTCTATCTTCCCTTTAGCTTAGGCTACATTGTAGGTACTTTTTTCCTTTCTCCTGATATTGATCTTAAACATTCCAAACCATCTAAGAGATGGAAGTACTTAAAAGTCCTATGGTTGCCTTATCAAAAACGTTCAAAACATAGAGGAACGAGCCATATACCTATCGTAGGAACTTTTTTAAGACTCATTTATCTAAACCTCGTGGTACTGTTTTTTTACTTTTTTCTGGTAGGCATTTTCAGTTATGTGAGTCCTGAGCTTTCCCGTATACTGCTATCAATTGATCTTGAAGGTTTCTTTCGATATCTTGCTAAAAGCGAATCAAGTTTTTACTTTCTTCTGGGTCTTATTGTATCGGAGATACTGCACGTGCTTCTTGATTTTTTGTTTACTCTTAAACGCCTATTATAG
- the murC gene encoding UDP-N-acetylmuramate--L-alanine ligase has product MFRERIRRFHFVGIGGIGMSGIAQVLLEMGYKVSGSDLRESKNVELLRKKGAKISIGHKPENVENVDVVVYSSAVSEDNPEIIQAKRMGIPTISRGEMLAELFRIREGIAVCGSHGKTTTTSMIAHIVHDAGYDPTVIIGGVLQKFGGNARFGKDDLIISEADESDGSFLKLMPTVAVITNIDREHLGYYKDLEEIKSAFLRFANSVPFYGFCVMNADDENSKDVMKKVKRRLITFGIKESSDVMARSINIERGCYQFDLYFYEKPLERIKLSVAGRHNVYNALASVAVSLQMGISVDTIKKALETFKNAERRLEFKGYFNGALVYDDYGHHPTEIKAVISALREMYPKKRLLLVFQPHRYSRTYYLLEEFAQVLKESDVCFLTDIYSAGEENLYGVSAEVLAKLAGCNFFEDRAELFNAIRREARDTDVILFMGAGSISKWCEEFLEPVKI; this is encoded by the coding sequence ATGTTCAGAGAAAGGATAAGAAGGTTTCACTTTGTGGGTATTGGTGGTATAGGCATGAGTGGGATAGCTCAGGTACTTCTTGAGATGGGTTATAAAGTTTCGGGATCCGATCTTAGGGAGAGCAAGAACGTGGAGCTTTTGAGAAAAAAGGGAGCTAAGATTTCCATTGGACATAAGCCTGAAAATGTGGAGAATGTGGATGTGGTAGTTTATTCATCCGCTGTATCTGAAGACAATCCGGAGATAATTCAAGCAAAAAGGATGGGTATACCAACAATATCCAGGGGGGAAATGTTAGCCGAGCTTTTCAGAATAAGGGAGGGTATAGCGGTTTGTGGTTCTCACGGAAAAACTACAACAACCTCTATGATAGCGCACATAGTACATGATGCTGGATACGATCCTACAGTGATCATAGGTGGTGTTTTGCAAAAATTTGGTGGGAATGCAAGATTTGGAAAAGATGACCTTATCATATCTGAAGCGGATGAGAGCGACGGTTCTTTTTTAAAGCTTATGCCGACAGTGGCTGTAATAACCAATATAGACAGAGAACACCTGGGATACTATAAGGATCTTGAAGAGATAAAATCTGCTTTTTTGAGGTTTGCAAACAGTGTTCCTTTTTACGGGTTTTGCGTTATGAATGCGGATGACGAGAACTCTAAAGATGTGATGAAGAAGGTCAAGAGGCGCCTGATAACCTTTGGTATAAAGGAATCATCTGATGTGATGGCAAGAAGCATAAATATTGAAAGGGGGTGTTACCAGTTTGACCTTTATTTTTATGAAAAACCTTTAGAAAGGATAAAACTTTCAGTAGCTGGAAGGCACAACGTGTATAATGCCCTTGCAAGTGTGGCGGTCAGCTTGCAGATGGGGATTTCTGTAGATACAATAAAAAAAGCCTTAGAGACCTTTAAAAATGCGGAAAGAAGGCTTGAGTTCAAAGGTTACTTCAATGGTGCTTTAGTTTACGATGATTATGGACACCATCCTACAGAAATAAAGGCGGTTATAAGCGCACTCAGGGAGATGTATCCGAAAAAAAGGCTTCTACTCGTTTTTCAGCCTCACAGGTATTCAAGGACTTATTACCTCCTTGAGGAGTTTGCCCAAGTTTTAAAAGAGTCCGATGTATGTTTTTTAACGGATATATACTCCGCAGGTGAGGAAAATCTTTACGGTGTCTCGGCGGAAGTTTTAGCAAAACTTGCAGGATGCAATTTTTTTGAAGACAGAGCTGAGCTTTTCAATGCCATCAGAAGGGAAGCAAGAGACACAGATGTGATACTCTTTATGGGTGCTGGAAGTATATCCAAATGGTGTGAGGAATTTTTGGAGCCTGTAAAGATATGA
- a CDS encoding 2-oxoacid:ferredoxin oxidoreductase subunit beta, which produces MLEVHLRPADYKSDVEPTWCSGCGDFGVVAALTRAYSELGLKPENIVSVSGIGCSSRLPLFVKNYSVHSLHGRAIPIAIGIKLARPDLTVIVETGDGDLFSIGAGHNPHAARRNIDITVICMDNQVYGLTKNQISPTSREGLYGSLTPYGSIDRPVNPIATMLSYGATFVAQTYAGNLKHMTEIIKQAIMHKGFSFVNVISPCPTFNKVDTFQYYKGKVKDINEQGHDPSDYRKALDLAFHDLDHYYDPNAPVPIGVFYKVQMETYEDRMMSVKRRYKPVEDVQTIIDVCKPKAI; this is translated from the coding sequence ATGTTGGAAGTACATCTGAGACCTGCAGACTACAAAAGCGATGTAGAACCCACTTGGTGTTCTGGGTGTGGTGATTTTGGCGTGGTGGCAGCTTTGACAAGAGCTTATTCGGAACTTGGTTTGAAACCAGAAAACATAGTCTCAGTCTCTGGTATAGGGTGTTCTTCAAGGCTTCCGCTTTTTGTTAAAAACTACTCGGTACACTCCTTGCACGGAAGAGCGATCCCTATAGCTATAGGTATTAAGTTGGCAAGACCCGATCTCACAGTGATAGTAGAAACCGGTGACGGAGATCTATTTTCCATTGGTGCTGGGCATAATCCTCACGCAGCTCGTAGAAACATAGATATAACTGTCATATGTATGGATAATCAGGTTTACGGTCTAACGAAAAACCAGATATCACCTACGTCAAGGGAGGGACTTTACGGTTCTCTCACCCCATACGGTTCTATTGATAGACCTGTAAATCCTATAGCTACTATGCTTTCTTATGGTGCTACTTTTGTCGCTCAGACCTACGCTGGGAACTTAAAACATATGACGGAGATAATAAAGCAGGCTATAATGCATAAGGGATTTTCTTTTGTAAACGTAATATCACCATGTCCCACTTTCAACAAGGTGGATACCTTTCAGTATTATAAAGGGAAAGTGAAAGACATCAACGAGCAAGGACACGATCCATCAGACTACAGAAAAGCTCTTGATCTTGCCTTTCATGATCTGGATCACTATTACGACCCGAATGCCCCGGTGCCTATAGGTGTATTTTACAAAGTACAGATGGAAACATACGAAGATAGAATGATGTCTGTAAAAAGGCGATACAAACCTGTGGAAGATGTGCAAACTATTATAGATGTGTGCAAACCTAAGGCTATATGA